DNA from Prunus persica cultivar Lovell chromosome G6, Prunus_persica_NCBIv2, whole genome shotgun sequence:
ATATCTTGCTTCTGTTGGGTTTTGATAGTGAACTATTTTTGCTTCTGTTGGTAGCATTTAAAGTAATCTAGTTATGATGATTTTCCTAAATATCTATTAAAAATGGTTGTATTAGCTCTGTAGAAATTGCAATTTATGTTCGAGTTATCAAACAAGTGTTAGATATTCAAAATTGTGAATCCCTTAAGTAATTATCTATTTTGCAGAAGGATTCAAAATTCACGAGTGTATTTTTTCTAGTTTGGTAGTTTTATTTGGGTTTGTACAGGCATATACTTATTTTCTGTTGTTGTAGGCTGTTGTATTCACTGACATCAGTCTTGAGAAAGCCATTGAATTCAATGATTATTGTCATAATCATCAACCTCCAATTgcctttattaaaaccgaagCTAGAGGCCTCTTTGGTTCTGTGTTCTGTGACTTCGGACCTGAGTTCACTGTTTTTGATGTTGATGGGGAGGATCCACACACTGGTATTATTGCATCCATAAGCAATGACAACCCTGCTCTAGTGTCATGTGTTGACGATGAAAGACTTGAGTTTCAGGATGGGGATCTTGTTGTGTTCTCAGAAGTTCATGGAATGAAAGAACTAAATGATGGAAAGCCAAGGAAGATAAAGAATGCTAGGGCTTATTCATTTACTCTCGAGGAGGATACCACGGGTTTTGGTACCTATGAGAAGGGGGGTATTGTCACACAGGTGAAGCAGCCCAAAGTCTTGAACTTTAAGCCGTTGAGAGAAGCACTCAATGATCCTGGCGATATTCTTTTCAGTGATTTCTCCAAGTTTGATCGCCCACCTCTCCTACACTTGGCATTTCAAGCGCTGGACAAATTCGTGTCAGAGTCGGGGTGCTTCCCTATTCCTGGTTCAGAAGAGGATGCTCAGAAGCTTATATCTATTGCTAGTAACATTAATGAGAAACTGGGAGATGGGAGACTGGAAGATATTAATCCAAAACTTTTGCGGCACTTTGCTTTCGGTGCAAAGGCGGTACTAAACCCCATGGCTGCCATGTTTGGTGGTATTGTGGGTCAAGAGGTTGTAAAAGCTTGCTCTGGGAAGTTTCATCCACTCTTCCAGGTCAGTACACATTCTTGGTTTCACGTAGAAGTTAACCATTCTTTAGGAGCTAAGAATTATTTAGTGCCATGTTATTTTTCACTGCTGGTAGTAACCTAATGTTTAACTTGTTCCAACAGTTCTTCTACTTTGACTCAGTAGAATCACTTCCTACAGAGCCACTGCAGCCCAGTGATTTGAAACCATTAAATAGCCGTTATGATGCACAGATTTCAGTTTTTGGGTCTAAGCTACAGAAGAAACTGGAAGATTCCAAAGTATTTCTTGTTGGATCAGGGGCACTAGGATgtgagttattaaaaaatttggccCTGATGGGAGTTTCATGTAGCAACCATGGGAAGCTAACAGTCACTGATGATGATGTAATTGAGAAGAGTAACCTCAGTAGGCAGTTCCTCTTCCGTGATTGGAACATTGGGCAGGCCAAATCAACAGTTGCTGCTTCTGCGGCTGCATCAATAAATCCGCGTCTTAATGTTGAAGCCTTGCAGAATAGAGTTGGCCCTGAAACTGAGAATGTGTTTGATGATACCTTCTGGGAGAATTTAAGTGTTGTTATTAATGCGCTAGACAATGTCAATGCGAGGCTGTATGTTGATCAGAGGTGCTTATATTTTCAGAAAGCACTTCTTGAGTCGGGTACTCTTGGCGCAAAATGCAACACTCAGATGGTTATTCCTCACCTAACAGAAAACTATGGTGCATCAAGGGACCCGCCGGAGAAACAAGCACCCATGTGCACTGTGCACTCATTTCCCCACAACATTGACCACTGCTTGACATGGGCTCGATCTGAGTTTGAGGGTTTGCTTGAGAAAACTCCAGCTGAAGTGAATGCATATTTATCCAAGCCAAGTGAATATGTCACTACCATGAGGAATGCTGGCGACGCACAGGCCAGGGATACCTTGGAGCGTGTTCTTGAGTGCCTTGATAGAGAAAGATGTGAGACATTCCAAGATTGCATTGGCTGGGCACGCCTGAAGTAAGCCCTTAGATAATAGACTTGATTAtacattttttccttttgcccCTCCTCTCTGTAATCATTAATTATTGTGATGGTTTGTTTCGGTAATTCATGATGCCTGCTTTTGATGTACACAGGTTTGAAGATTATTTTTCCAACCGCGTGAAACAACttatttatacttttcctGAAGATGCAACAACTAGTACTGGGGCTCCATTCTGGTCCGCCCCTAAGCGATTCCCCCATCCACTGCAGTTCTCAGCTGCTGATCCTGGTCACCTTCATTTTGTTATAGCAGCTGCCATACTAAGGGCAGAGACATTTGGGATTCCAATCCCTGATTGGGTTAGAAACACTAAGAAGGTGGCTGAAGCTGTTGAGAAAGTGGAAGTCTCAGAATTTCAGCCTAAGAAAGATGCGAAAATAGTTACTGATGATGAGGCTACCAATTTAACTCCTCAATCATTAGATGATGCACAGGTCATTAATGAATTGATTATCAAGTTAGAGCATTGTCGAGAGAAACTCCCACCAGGGTTCAGAATGAAACCAATTCAATTTGAGAAggtcaatctctctctctctctctctctctctctctctctctctctgtacaTATCTTTTCTGACCTATCCTTCATTTAGACACTCATATATTCTATGGTTAAGTTGATTGATTTCGATCACTCTGATAATTGGTTGAGGTAATAAGTGTTAATGGTGGTTGATGGTTTTGAGTGATGCATGGGGAAGTTTCTTTATGTGACCTAGAGTGGGGATGGGCTAAACTTAGATGTGGGATGTATcattcttcaaattttaattctAATTCATGCCTTCACTTGGAGTTCATTGTTTCGTTGTGTCCTACAAGTTGCCAATCACAGTAGGTTTTTTACACTTAGCTTGGGGAATTTGCAGGATGATGATACAAATTACCATATGGATCTGATAGCCGGGCTTGCCAATATGCGGGCTAGGAATTACAGCATTCCTGAGGTTGACAAGCTGAAAGCCAAGTTTATTGCCGGTAGGATTATCCCTGCAATTGCAACGACCACGGCAATGGCCACAGGACTTGTGTGCTTGGAGCTTTACAAGGTTTTGGATGGAGGCCACAAGCTAGAagactatagaaacacatttGCAAATCTAGCTCTACCTTTGTTCTCCATGGCCGAGCCAGTTCCACCCAAGGTCATCAAGCACCGTGACATGAGCTGGACCATCTGGGATAGGTGGATCCTGAGAGGCAATCCAACTCTGAGGGAACTTATTCAGTGGCTAAAGGACAAAGGACTGAAGGCTTATAGCATCTCATTTGAAAGTTGCCTGCTTTATAATACCATGTTTTCTCGACACCAAGACCGAATGGACAGGAAGATGGTTGATCTGGTTAGGGAAGTGGCAGGGGCGGAACTGCCTCCTTATCGTCGCCACTTTGATGTTGTTGTGGCTTGTGAGGATGAAGAGGATAACGATATTGACATCCCTCTGGTATCCATTTACTTCCGTTAGGTTGTGTTCTTGAATCCGCCGAGATTGTCGGTCTGTGATTTTAGGAAGAGAACTCATAAGAGTTTAGGATATTTGACCTCAGACTTTCATTCCTGTGTTAATCGATGATGAGCACACAGTTGAACATTTTTATCCCAACTGTCTCATGTTCTACATGTATAATCTCTAAAAGTAAATCccatttaataataaatttgcTTGTAATTTGCTGGCCGGATTTCCAGATAATCTTTTGCGACAATTGATGTTTGAGTGTCACCTTCTTGGGTTTTTGCCTGTATCCTTGCCACCAATTTAAAcagtaaaaactaaaaactgtcaataaatgaaattttcaTGCAATAGAATACCATTGTGGTGAACCCGGTGCAGGTAATTTTGTCTACTTCTGTAAAACGATGGTGGTATAACTGCTTGTAGATCATTTTGATTGTTGAcactttttaatatattttttacctACCTCGCATTTATTTTTCCGATTTCATCATTCATCCTCTTTCTtacttcaaaaaataaaaaaataaaaaatcatcagtTGTTGAAGTAATTTAGACTCTCAGCTGTAAACCACGtactcaaaaaaataaaaggaggCCCACACCACACAACAGCTAAACAAAGTCTTTCACCTTCACCATTTCTTTCATATATACTTATTACACTGCTGCCTTTTCATTGTAAGGTCCCAAAGCCAGTCTCGCTTGGAAGGAACATGGTTGTTCAGAAACATACACATCAGCATTATAATCACAGGACAATTAGAACTGGTCATCTCTTGCTCCATAATTGTTCTCACAGTAACTTCTCATGTATCAATGAcaccaatttctttgatttatataaaatccTATTAACAATTAAAGTACCAGAGACATCAAAGCTTTACATTGGTTCTTCTACATACAAATGTCAGCATGGACCACAAATTGGCCCAACTGCCTCATGTAATCCAGAAATGTGTGGCATCAGCTCTTATCAGCACCTTCATCAAATGCACCGGAGTTCACAACTCGGAAGTCCAGTTGCTTCTGATGCTTCAAGCGACGGCGTTCATCAAAACTTTCCCATCCTTCCGTCTGTGAAGATATTGCTGTTATATcattaaaattaacaaattagaCTACCTGGCACAATGACATTTGATGCTAATGTACACACCTGACGAAGAACATCCATGGTTATCTCTGTGTTGTGCAAATCAAGTGTTGTGAGCTGTAGGCACTTTTTGAATAGCGTAGAAGGAAGGGATTTCAACCCATTGTTGCTGAGACACAAAGACTGCACAAAAGTAAAAGTTTTGGAATGAATATCAGCCTGGAGATGAAGCACAAAATAGATGAGGTTGCTGCAATTACTCTAAAAGAGCTCAAGAAAATTAGactaaaatgatatttttactACCTTCAAGTAAAAGTTTactaaatttcaaaacttttttgtgtgtgattAATTGGCATAATAGGCAGTAGAAAGAGTCAAAGTTTAGGATGGCACGATACAGTaaccattagggtttaggCCAGGTACAGGGAAAAGGAATAGGTGGATGCTTGGGGTACAGAGACAATGGCAGACATCAACAGGATGAGCAGTGAAAGCAGGTGCAATATGAATAAACTCTTATTTCCTACATGGATAAGACAACCCTAACAACACAATGAAAATtaatctttgaaaaaaaatggaaaatatattttaatacgGGAATCGTAAACTGTGTAACCTCTCCAGAACCACCCTACAAATTACAGTTCCATATCAAAACAAaggaagctctctctctctctctctctctctctctctctttctctctctctctctctctgtggggGTCAAGAAGGGAAGCTCTTAAACGTTTAAAGagaatttgagttttttaaggaaaacaagaaagaaataggGATAATAAGTTCAAAATACTAGGAATTAGTATAGACCTTTAGATTATGCAAATTGCCAAATGTCTCGGGcaactcggatagaagatttGATGAAACATCAATCTGCACCATGCCAAAAGCAAGTCAGATAAATGGACAAATCTAcccaaattgaaaaagaaaaaaaa
Protein-coding regions in this window:
- the LOC18772352 gene encoding ubiquitin-activating enzyme E1 1 isoform X1; its protein translation is MLKLGFKFGFFMVASAPILLGLAFRTYFGGGDANSRFSIIFVVLSLVVSVIMAFSGVFRSLLHYMLPRKRPSEGVVVEEEEDAIVSKNNSTSSSSAAASSVKKHRIGHFVAESTVNSNSLISNNHGIVERDVPIMALGHSNPSDIDEDLHSRQLAVYGRETMRRLFASNVLISGIQGLGAEIAKNLILAGVKSVMLHDEGKVELWDLSSNFVFSEDDVGKNRALVAVQNLQELNNAVVVHTLTTKLAKEQLADFQAVVFTDISLEKAIEFNDYCHNHQPPIAFIKTEARGLFGSVFCDFGPEFTVFDVDGEDPHTGIIASISNDNPALVSCVDDERLEFQDGDLVVFSEVHGMKELNDGKPRKIKNARAYSFTLEEDTTGFGTYEKGGIVTQVKQPKVLNFKPLREALNDPGDILFSDFSKFDRPPLLHLAFQALDKFVSESGCFPIPGSEEDAQKLISIASNINEKLGDGRLEDINPKLLRHFAFGAKAVLNPMAAMFGGIVGQEVVKACSGKFHPLFQFFYFDSVESLPTEPLQPSDLKPLNSRYDAQISVFGSKLQKKLEDSKVFLVGSGALGCELLKNLALMGVSCSNHGKLTVTDDDVIEKSNLSRQFLFRDWNIGQAKSTVAASAAASINPRLNVEALQNRVGPETENVFDDTFWENLSVVINALDNVNARLYVDQRCLYFQKALLESGTLGAKCNTQMVIPHLTENYGASRDPPEKQAPMCTVHSFPHNIDHCLTWARSEFEGLLEKTPAEVNAYLSKPSEYVTTMRNAGDAQARDTLERVLECLDRERCETFQDCIGWARLKFEDYFSNRVKQLIYTFPEDATTSTGAPFWSAPKRFPHPLQFSAADPGHLHFVIAAAILRAETFGIPIPDWVRNTKKVAEAVEKVEVSEFQPKKDAKIVTDDEATNLTPQSLDDAQVINELIIKLEHCREKLPPGFRMKPIQFEKDDDTNYHMDLIAGLANMRARNYSIPEVDKLKAKFIAGRIIPAIATTTAMATGLVCLELYKVLDGGHKLEDYRNTFANLALPLFSMAEPVPPKVIKHRDMSWTIWDRWILRGNPTLRELIQWLKDKGLKAYSISFESCLLYNTMFSRHQDRMDRKMVDLVREVAGAELPPYRRHFDVVVACEDEEDNDIDIPLVSIYFR
- the LOC18772352 gene encoding ubiquitin-activating enzyme E1 1 isoform X2, with the translated sequence MLPRKRPSEGVVVEEEEDAIVSKNNSTSSSSAAASSVKKHRIGHFVAESTVNSNSLISNNHGIVERDVPIMALGHSNPSDIDEDLHSRQLAVYGRETMRRLFASNVLISGIQGLGAEIAKNLILAGVKSVMLHDEGKVELWDLSSNFVFSEDDVGKNRALVAVQNLQELNNAVVVHTLTTKLAKEQLADFQAVVFTDISLEKAIEFNDYCHNHQPPIAFIKTEARGLFGSVFCDFGPEFTVFDVDGEDPHTGIIASISNDNPALVSCVDDERLEFQDGDLVVFSEVHGMKELNDGKPRKIKNARAYSFTLEEDTTGFGTYEKGGIVTQVKQPKVLNFKPLREALNDPGDILFSDFSKFDRPPLLHLAFQALDKFVSESGCFPIPGSEEDAQKLISIASNINEKLGDGRLEDINPKLLRHFAFGAKAVLNPMAAMFGGIVGQEVVKACSGKFHPLFQFFYFDSVESLPTEPLQPSDLKPLNSRYDAQISVFGSKLQKKLEDSKVFLVGSGALGCELLKNLALMGVSCSNHGKLTVTDDDVIEKSNLSRQFLFRDWNIGQAKSTVAASAAASINPRLNVEALQNRVGPETENVFDDTFWENLSVVINALDNVNARLYVDQRCLYFQKALLESGTLGAKCNTQMVIPHLTENYGASRDPPEKQAPMCTVHSFPHNIDHCLTWARSEFEGLLEKTPAEVNAYLSKPSEYVTTMRNAGDAQARDTLERVLECLDRERCETFQDCIGWARLKFEDYFSNRVKQLIYTFPEDATTSTGAPFWSAPKRFPHPLQFSAADPGHLHFVIAAAILRAETFGIPIPDWVRNTKKVAEAVEKVEVSEFQPKKDAKIVTDDEATNLTPQSLDDAQVINELIIKLEHCREKLPPGFRMKPIQFEKDDDTNYHMDLIAGLANMRARNYSIPEVDKLKAKFIAGRIIPAIATTTAMATGLVCLELYKVLDGGHKLEDYRNTFANLALPLFSMAEPVPPKVIKHRDMSWTIWDRWILRGNPTLRELIQWLKDKGLKAYSISFESCLLYNTMFSRHQDRMDRKMVDLVREVAGAELPPYRRHFDVVVACEDEEDNDIDIPLVSIYFR